Proteins found in one Zea mays cultivar B73 chromosome 1, Zm-B73-REFERENCE-NAM-5.0, whole genome shotgun sequence genomic segment:
- the LOC103645672 gene encoding LOW QUALITY PROTEIN: uncharacterized protein (The sequence of the model RefSeq protein was modified relative to this genomic sequence to represent the inferred CDS: substituted 1 base at 1 genomic stop codon), whose protein sequence is MGFVLVVSLPFIFLSILLGFGCYFLGKHMGREEMRTGVGAXIYGTPLPPPGVVGASSPPPQPFHSKKQWSEAV, encoded by the coding sequence ATGGGGTTCGTGCTGGTGGTCTCTCTGCCCTTCATCTTCCTCTCCATCCTCCTTGGCTTCGGCTGCTACTTCCTCGGCAAGCACATGGGCCGGGAGGAGATGCGGACCGGTGTCGGCGCGTAGATATACGGcacgccgctgccgccgcccggCGTCGTCGGAGCCTCCTCGCCGCCACCTCAGCCGTTCCACAgtaagaaacaatggtccgaggctgTGTGA